A genome region from Chthoniobacterales bacterium includes the following:
- the can gene encoding carbonate dehydratase has translation MEDIKKLFVNNRLWAAEIERTNPGIFKRLSQQQAPKFLWIGCADSRVPANEIVGLDPGELFVHRNVANVVVHADLNCLSVIQFAVDVLKVEHIIVTGHYGCGGVRAALKGQRVGLADNWLRHVQDVRLKHQASLEELTTDECRCDRLCELNVIEQVINVCQTTVVEDAWERGQELAVHGFIYGVADGILHNLEVSITDPAALSEVYQKSISRL, from the coding sequence ATGGAAGACATCAAAAAGCTGTTCGTTAACAATCGTCTGTGGGCTGCGGAGATCGAGCGGACGAACCCCGGCATCTTTAAGCGGCTCTCGCAGCAGCAGGCGCCGAAGTTTCTCTGGATCGGTTGCGCCGACAGCCGGGTCCCGGCGAACGAGATCGTGGGGCTCGATCCGGGTGAACTCTTTGTGCATCGCAACGTGGCGAATGTCGTCGTTCATGCGGACTTGAACTGCCTGTCGGTGATCCAGTTTGCGGTGGATGTGTTGAAGGTGGAGCACATCATTGTCACGGGGCATTACGGCTGCGGCGGTGTGCGGGCGGCGTTGAAGGGCCAGCGCGTGGGCTTGGCCGACAACTGGCTGCGGCACGTGCAGGATGTGCGTCTAAAACACCAGGCATCGCTCGAAGAACTGACGACCGACGAGTGCCGCTGCGACCGGCTCTGCGAGTTGAATGTAATCGAGCAAGTGATCAATGTCTGCCAGACGACGGTGGTCGAGGATGCGTGGGAGCGCGGGCAGGAACTGGCGGTCCATGGGTTCATTTACGGGGTGGCCGACGGGATTTTGCATAACCTCGAGGTGAGCATCACCGACCCGGCGGCGCTGTCGGAGGTGTATCAGAAATCGATCTCGCGATTGTAG
- the nrdR gene encoding transcriptional regulator NrdR, which produces MRCPKCGAIEDRVIDSRAAKEGDSIRRRRECLACLYRFTTYEQIERNDFRVLKRDGRTEPFDRGKLLNGIVKACEKRPVSIHILEKLVDETINELADGYEKEIPTSLLGAKVMEKLHLIDGVAYVRYASVYRQFQDIGEFLDEIQTFHNKAKVSITQTEFFKKL; this is translated from the coding sequence ATGCGATGCCCCAAGTGCGGCGCAATCGAAGACCGGGTGATCGACTCACGCGCGGCAAAAGAAGGAGACAGCATCCGCCGCCGCCGTGAATGCCTCGCCTGCCTCTACCGATTTACGACCTACGAACAGATTGAACGCAACGATTTTCGCGTCCTGAAAAGAGACGGAAGAACGGAGCCTTTCGACCGCGGAAAACTCCTCAACGGCATCGTTAAAGCCTGCGAGAAACGGCCTGTGAGCATTCACATCCTCGAAAAGCTCGTCGATGAAACCATCAACGAGCTCGCCGATGGCTATGAAAAGGAAATTCCGACCAGTTTGTTAGGAGCGAAGGTGATGGAAAAACTCCACCTCATCGACGGCGTCGCCTACGTGCGCTATGCGTCGGTCTATCGCCAGTTTCAGGATATCGGGGAGTTTCTCGACGAGATCCAGACTTTCCACAATAAAGCCAAAGTCAGCATCACCCAGACCGAGTTTTTCAAGAAACTATGA
- a CDS encoding isoprenylcysteine carboxylmethyltransferase family protein: protein MKDTLRYIPILLVVIIYTARMMELWKKRDLITGEIKEGGTLRLFKLVGLFVVAAGIIEYIFWSKPIQWWIVILGVLVSASSFYLRSQAIRALGKFWSLHVEIRDNHQFVKSGPFRFVRHPAYTSMVMEIIAVGLVLQAPVSAVLALVLFVPVLYKRITIEERELIAKFGEDYSTYRKLTPALLPFKF, encoded by the coding sequence ATGAAAGATACACTCCGCTACATTCCCATTCTGCTCGTCGTCATCATCTACACGGCCCGCATGATGGAACTCTGGAAAAAGCGCGATCTCATCACAGGCGAAATCAAGGAAGGCGGCACGCTGCGGCTCTTCAAGTTAGTCGGCCTCTTCGTCGTGGCTGCGGGAATCATCGAATACATTTTTTGGAGCAAGCCAATCCAGTGGTGGATCGTGATATTAGGAGTTTTGGTGAGTGCGAGTTCCTTCTATTTGCGGAGTCAGGCCATTCGCGCACTGGGCAAATTCTGGAGCCTCCACGTAGAGATCCGCGACAATCATCAGTTCGTTAAAAGTGGACCCTTCCGCTTTGTTAGACATCCCGCTTACACATCCATGGTCATGGAAATCATCGCGGTCGGCCTGGTCTTGCAGGCGCCAGTAAGCGCCGTCCTGGCGCTGGTCCTGTTTGTGCCAGTTCTCTACAAACGCATCACGATCGAGGAGCGGGAACTCATCGCTAAGTTTGGCGAGGATTATTCCACCTATCGAAAACTAACACCCGCGCTTCTTCCTTTTAAATTCTAA
- a CDS encoding histidine triad nucleotide-binding protein codes for MTLFEKLIQRELPSDIVFEDDDVFAFRDIAPQAPVHILVIPKKLITRVGEAQPGDVSILGKLLLTTAEIARELGLSENGYRLVINNGNDAGEAVPHLHVHLLAGRKLTWPPG; via the coding sequence ATGACCCTCTTCGAAAAGCTTATCCAGCGCGAACTGCCCTCCGATATCGTCTTTGAAGACGACGATGTCTTTGCCTTCCGCGACATCGCGCCGCAGGCCCCAGTGCATATCCTGGTCATCCCAAAGAAACTCATCACCCGCGTTGGCGAGGCACAGCCCGGCGATGTTAGCATTCTCGGCAAACTCCTCCTCACCACCGCAGAAATCGCACGCGAGTTAGGTCTCTCTGAAAACGGCTACCGCCTCGTCATCAACAACGGCAACGACGCCGGCGAAGCGGTCCCGCACCTGCACGTCCACCTCCTGGCTGGCCGCAAACTCACCTGGCCACCAGGATAA
- a CDS encoding alanine--tRNA ligase: MTSAQIRQQFLDFFREKQHTIVPSSSLMPDSPNLLFTNAGMNQFVPIFLGQTQCPYTPGRAADTQKCIRAGGKHNDLDDVGLDTYHHTFFEMLGNWSFGDYFKKEAIEWAWELIVERWGFPANRVYATIYHPDKSLGDPAERDEEAYQFWAAKFIAAGLDPAIHIVNGNKKDNFWMMGETGPCGPCSELHIDLTPLGDTKGALVNTGDARCIEIWNLVFIQFNANPDGTFSPLPAQHVDTGMGFERVTSIIQGTKGFTDFANARISNYDTDIFRPIFDELEKMSGLRYTSTLPGGSEMAKTEQPDAPYSSASPQSPEPEGVYRPVRGQSPEKSWPYSSEYPSSVEPGGVFGTEYPPSEEKSVPYSHTSTANEQKTPENSQIAIDIAFRVIADHIRTLSFAIADGIQPGNNDRNYVLRRILRRAVRYGRTLGFKEPFFYKLVDVLALTMGDVFPEIRQKQKQVEETLKREEEAFNKTLDFGIKKFADHADTTIQIYDLQAECEIRATQAARELEAIETQLQADLKNVEPWNTPNARQTAWLGPRLAKASTMMVESLAAIPSMNIDESELTTSEVRLRELAKPIEFYFNQWQLRMHRPAYHRNEFQILEESLKGLAKVYSRIRLEPLRIRSSQAFELYDTYGFPLDLTELMARERGLSVDVAGFEKLMEEQRNRARAAQKKTVIELSEIETKTATHFLGYDHNHTGADVQEVLAVKGKTVVILNNSVCYAEMGGQVGDTGELTGAGGLWRIANTQKSGNTWLHFLEEADAPAVGDHITLELDRPRRATIQRHHSVTHLLHWALHEVVSQEATQKGSFVGPDKLTFDFNSAPLTPQQVREIERLVNEKIVENTPISWSEVPYAEVKGRADIMQFFGDKYGDTVRVVDIGGYSKELCAGTHARATGEIGLFRIVSEAAVAAGVRRIEAVAGLQAYETALTESERLRALGARLNSPLAEIEKKLDVLLAQQKELERALKTAQQREAAGRARELQANAETIAGVPTIIANLGAMDGDALQSVADALKSFGFAGVIVLGGESNGAVALVAAVSPEFTGKLAAGKIIQTIAPLVGGKGGGRPDAARGGGKDPSKLAEALAAARQMLTAA, encoded by the coding sequence ATGACCTCTGCCCAGATCCGCCAGCAATTCCTCGATTTCTTCCGGGAAAAACAGCACACCATCGTGCCTTCGTCGTCGCTGATGCCGGATTCGCCGAACCTCCTTTTCACCAACGCCGGCATGAACCAATTCGTGCCCATTTTCCTTGGCCAGACCCAGTGCCCCTACACGCCGGGGCGCGCCGCCGATACGCAAAAGTGCATCCGCGCCGGGGGCAAACACAACGACCTCGACGATGTCGGGCTCGACACGTATCACCACACGTTTTTCGAGATGCTCGGAAACTGGTCCTTCGGCGATTACTTCAAAAAAGAAGCCATCGAATGGGCTTGGGAACTGATCGTCGAACGCTGGGGTTTCCCCGCCAATCGGGTTTACGCCACCATTTACCACCCCGACAAATCGCTCGGCGACCCGGCGGAACGCGACGAGGAAGCCTACCAGTTTTGGGCGGCCAAATTCATCGCTGCCGGGCTCGACCCCGCGATCCACATCGTCAACGGGAATAAAAAGGACAACTTCTGGATGATGGGCGAGACCGGTCCGTGCGGTCCGTGCTCGGAGTTGCATATCGACCTAACTCCGTTGGGCGACACTAAAGGCGCATTGGTGAACACGGGTGACGCCCGCTGCATCGAGATCTGGAATTTGGTTTTCATCCAATTCAACGCCAACCCGGACGGCACTTTTTCGCCCTTGCCCGCCCAGCACGTCGATACCGGGATGGGTTTCGAACGCGTCACCAGCATCATTCAGGGAACGAAAGGCTTCACCGACTTCGCCAACGCCCGCATTTCCAACTACGACACCGACATCTTCCGCCCCATCTTCGACGAATTGGAAAAAATGAGCGGACTCCGCTACACCAGCACCCTGCCCGGCGGTTCCGAAATGGCTAAAACTGAACAACCGGACGCCCCGTACAGCTCCGCAAGCCCCCAATCTCCCGAGCCGGAGGGGGTGTACAGACCTGTAAGGGGGCAATCTCCCGAGAAATCATGGCCTTACAGCTCCGAATACCCATCATCTGTCGAGCCGGGAGGGGTATTCGGGACCGAATACCCCCCATCGGAAGAGAAATCTGTGCCATACAGTCACACTTCGACCGCAAATGAGCAAAAAACGCCAGAAAACAGCCAAATTGCCATCGACATCGCGTTTCGCGTGATCGCCGACCACATCCGCACGCTCAGTTTTGCCATCGCGGACGGCATCCAGCCGGGCAACAACGACCGCAATTACGTCCTCCGCCGCATCCTCCGCCGCGCCGTTCGCTACGGACGGACCCTGGGTTTCAAAGAGCCTTTCTTCTATAAACTAGTCGATGTCCTCGCCCTCACCATGGGCGACGTTTTCCCCGAAATTCGCCAGAAACAAAAGCAAGTCGAGGAAACGCTGAAGCGCGAGGAGGAGGCGTTTAACAAGACGCTGGATTTCGGTATCAAAAAATTTGCTGATCACGCAGATACAACAATTCAAATCTATGATTTGCAGGCCGAATGCGAAATCCGAGCGACTCAAGCCGCGCGTGAGTTGGAAGCGATTGAAACCCAGCTCCAAGCAGATCTGAAAAATGTTGAACCATGGAATACACCTAATGCCCGACAGACAGCTTGGTTGGGGCCACGATTAGCAAAAGCCTCGACGATGATGGTTGAATCTCTTGCCGCTATACCAAGCATGAACATTGACGAATCGGAGCTAACCACATCAGAAGTTAGACTAAGAGAATTGGCGAAACCGATTGAATTCTATTTCAACCAGTGGCAACTCCGGATGCACAGGCCAGCTTACCACAGGAATGAATTTCAAATACTCGAGGAAAGCTTAAAGGGTTTAGCGAAAGTTTATTCACGAATCCGTTTGGAACCACTACGTATCCGCTCTAGTCAGGCATTTGAGCTTTACGATACATATGGCTTTCCCCTCGATCTGACGGAGTTGATGGCCCGCGAGAGGGGATTGTCTGTGGATGTGGCTGGCTTTGAAAAGCTCATGGAGGAGCAGCGGAATCGGGCTCGGGCGGCGCAGAAGAAGACGGTGATCGAGCTTTCCGAGATCGAGACGAAGACGGCGACGCATTTCCTTGGCTATGATCACAATCACACCGGTGCCGATGTGCAGGAGGTGCTGGCGGTGAAGGGGAAGACGGTGGTAATTCTGAACAACTCGGTCTGCTACGCCGAGATGGGCGGTCAGGTGGGCGACACGGGTGAATTGACGGGTGCGGGTGGCCTTTGGCGCATCGCGAATACGCAGAAATCGGGGAACACGTGGCTGCATTTCCTTGAGGAGGCGGATGCTCCGGCGGTGGGCGATCACATTACACTGGAACTCGACCGTCCGCGTCGCGCGACGATTCAGCGGCATCATAGTGTGACGCATTTGCTGCATTGGGCGTTGCACGAAGTGGTGTCGCAAGAGGCGACGCAGAAGGGCTCGTTCGTCGGGCCGGACAAGCTGACATTTGACTTTAACTCCGCCCCGTTGACGCCGCAGCAGGTGCGCGAGATTGAGCGGCTGGTGAATGAAAAGATCGTGGAAAACACGCCGATTTCCTGGTCGGAGGTGCCCTACGCCGAGGTGAAAGGGCGCGCGGACATCATGCAATTTTTCGGTGACAAATACGGGGACACGGTGCGCGTCGTGGATATTGGCGGCTACTCCAAGGAGCTATGTGCGGGCACCCATGCTCGGGCAACGGGCGAGATCGGGTTGTTTCGGATCGTGAGCGAGGCGGCGGTGGCGGCAGGGGTGCGCCGCATCGAGGCGGTGGCTGGGTTGCAGGCGTATGAGACGGCGCTGACGGAGAGCGAGCGTCTGCGGGCGCTGGGGGCGAGATTGAATAGTCCGCTGGCCGAGATTGAAAAGAAACTCGACGTGCTGCTGGCGCAGCAAAAGGAGTTGGAGCGCGCTCTGAAAACCGCCCAGCAACGGGAGGCGGCGGGACGCGCACGGGAGTTGCAGGCGAATGCGGAGACGATCGCGGGCGTGCCGACGATCATTGCGAATCTCGGAGCGATGGATGGAGATGCGCTGCAATCGGTGGCAGACGCGTTGAAGTCGTTTGGCTTCGCCGGTGTGATCGTGCTCGGCGGCGAGTCGAATGGGGCGGTCGCATTGGTGGCTGCAGTCTCACCGGAGTTCACGGGAAAACTGGCTGCGGGAAAAATCATTCAGACGATTGCCCCGTTGGTCGGCGGCAAGGGTGGGGGACGTCCCGATGCCGCTCGCGGCGGTGGAAAAGACCCGTCGAAGCTGGCCGAGGCGCTGGCCGCAGCGCGTCAGATGCTGACCGCAGCCTGA
- a CDS encoding DUF4965 domain-containing protein translates to MLLTVDAISVLGSRHGLVLDPVRKNIRLLRFDRFEDMPQLQLCAGARIGQRKVLFPFCEGEHFSFLDQRMTPCSSSFIGIDPASGIKVTLSFTTPFRPQDGEFSTTPVIAIRLVAEKLRAHFRLQKPTENFNEIELFLDVAGEKFTKKTTDPECMDLNFTSEATYVRDEDNNASFQSEKKPHAQLDRLVALHGRIVDGQFNRRITLDSTAQPLTVAWCTHSQPVFSMHSDLLPFRYGARFENLDAIVSWARSNPDSIVENGRRVDGIIAQNNCSNSVNHLLAFTLHSWLANTWWVRDNGSDWFSVWEGSAYYHSTVDVEFTQAPFYLSVWPDLLRMQLNQWPLYAKDGRTVLGEIGEGTRYLSHDMGSHASAGQQHYAHEMQVEETANYIILCFAHWRRTGDQSVIEGQIKTLVDFLWFLIRADTTGNGVPSLGVANTLADGSPAIQYGNQQIYLSIKTLAALLTGAEILKTLSHDKLATKCLAQSDLLRRTIIEKGWQKDHFGVLMEKSGLLKNPTTGEEQHFDEIPGWDAPHIYSENALGILDMVGFDLGLPKAMIVRDLEVAAERCRREYGCVHTDFSAREWAHLEKFDAFTGGASNPGWVSMNIVRDIAAFYRELDFRHFADGYWDWQLTTNAHQPTLFFDTFNGNSLHFYPRGIAIWGYFDALGGIVVDQVRNFAEAQASFPGVHVPFLLYADWIEGNVTPVIGALRTP, encoded by the coding sequence ATGCTGTTAACTGTTGATGCCATTTCCGTCCTCGGCTCCCGCCATGGACTCGTGTTAGATCCCGTTCGAAAAAATATCCGGCTGCTGCGTTTCGACCGCTTCGAGGACATGCCCCAACTCCAGCTTTGCGCGGGGGCGCGCATCGGGCAGCGCAAGGTGCTTTTCCCATTTTGCGAGGGCGAGCATTTCTCTTTTCTCGATCAACGGATGACGCCGTGCTCGTCGAGTTTCATCGGTATCGACCCGGCGAGTGGGATCAAAGTCACCCTGTCTTTCACCACGCCGTTTCGTCCGCAGGATGGTGAATTTTCCACGACTCCCGTCATCGCGATCCGGCTTGTGGCGGAGAAGCTAAGGGCCCATTTCCGCCTCCAGAAACCGACCGAAAACTTTAATGAGATCGAGCTCTTTCTCGACGTGGCAGGGGAAAAATTCACCAAGAAAACCACCGATCCTGAGTGCATGGATCTGAACTTCACCAGCGAGGCAACTTATGTGCGGGACGAGGACAATAACGCCAGTTTCCAATCGGAGAAAAAGCCCCACGCTCAGCTCGATCGCCTCGTCGCCCTGCACGGCCGCATCGTGGACGGCCAGTTTAACCGGCGGATTACGCTGGACTCCACTGCGCAGCCGTTGACCGTCGCCTGGTGCACGCATTCGCAGCCGGTGTTCTCGATGCATTCCGACCTGCTGCCGTTTCGCTATGGCGCGCGCTTTGAGAATCTCGACGCGATCGTTTCCTGGGCCCGAAGCAACCCCGACTCGATTGTCGAAAACGGCCGCCGCGTGGACGGAATCATTGCGCAAAACAACTGCTCCAACTCGGTCAATCACCTGCTCGCCTTCACCCTCCATAGCTGGCTCGCGAACACATGGTGGGTGCGCGACAACGGCAGCGACTGGTTCAGCGTCTGGGAGGGCAGCGCCTACTACCATTCGACCGTCGATGTGGAGTTTACCCAGGCTCCATTTTACCTCTCCGTCTGGCCCGATCTCCTCCGCATGCAGCTCAATCAATGGCCGCTCTATGCCAAGGATGGACGCACCGTGCTCGGGGAAATCGGCGAGGGCACCCGGTATTTGTCGCACGATATGGGCTCGCACGCCTCCGCTGGCCAGCAGCATTACGCCCACGAAATGCAGGTCGAGGAAACGGCGAATTACATCATCCTCTGTTTCGCACATTGGCGGCGCACCGGCGATCAATCGGTCATCGAGGGCCAGATTAAAACGCTGGTGGACTTCCTCTGGTTTCTCATTCGTGCCGACACCACCGGGAATGGCGTCCCTAGCCTTGGCGTCGCCAACACCCTTGCCGACGGCTCACCCGCCATCCAGTACGGCAACCAGCAGATCTATCTTTCCATCAAAACCCTCGCAGCCCTTCTCACCGGCGCGGAAATCCTGAAAACCCTCAGCCACGACAAACTCGCCACGAAATGTCTCGCGCAATCCGACCTGCTCCGCCGCACGATCATCGAGAAAGGCTGGCAGAAGGATCATTTCGGCGTCCTCATGGAAAAATCCGGTCTTCTCAAGAATCCGACGACGGGCGAGGAGCAGCATTTCGACGAAATCCCCGGCTGGGACGCGCCGCATATTTACTCCGAAAACGCCCTCGGCATCCTCGACATGGTTGGGTTTGATCTCGGTCTGCCCAAGGCCATGATCGTGCGCGATCTGGAAGTCGCCGCCGAACGCTGCCGGCGCGAGTACGGCTGTGTTCACACCGATTTCAGCGCCAGGGAATGGGCACATCTCGAAAAATTCGACGCGTTCACCGGCGGCGCATCCAACCCGGGCTGGGTCTCCATGAATATCGTCCGCGACATCGCCGCCTTCTATCGCGAGCTCGATTTTCGCCATTTCGCCGACGGCTACTGGGACTGGCAGCTCACCACCAACGCCCACCAGCCCACGCTTTTCTTCGACACTTTCAACGGCAACAGCCTCCATTTTTACCCGCGCGGCATCGCGATCTGGGGCTACTTCGATGCGCTGGGCGGGATCGTGGTCGATCAGGTTCGCAACTTTGCCGAGGCCCAGGCTTCCTTCCCCGGCGTCCATGTTCCCTTCCTGCTTTACGCGGATTGGATCGAGGGAAATGTAACGCCCGTGATCGGTGCGCTGAGAACTCCCTGA